A part of Anabas testudineus chromosome 9, fAnaTes1.2, whole genome shotgun sequence genomic DNA contains:
- the LOC113151392 gene encoding GRAM domain-containing protein 2B isoform X1: MTELCVNQQTSQEDARKCNRGAAKQDERDYHSDVDNHAEDCQRYMTTGRELLQGAEQEQQELLGRRKPALVRSKTFDHSLLTQVKTDSDSKIDRKKSHYSQLSKSNCQYHKIFKEISKEEQLRQSYTCALQKDILYQGRMFVSDHWICFHSKVFGKDTKIAIPVVSVSHIKKTKTAILVPNALVIATANDRYVFVSFLSRDNTYKFLMSVCPYLEEKSPCSSPIPSSAENSFRGQRSHLSSRFPLSFPVDFSELDGAVRQRRHEMEESSSSDSQTPDYDKIAEFPVPPFLDALKHTDAPAPAHPDMHKVKNQHQNQQSSENKQQNTHCTGSDVMFDRRTLKPLSFKTLLLIYLLLVCVLVLSSCYLAFKIISLEQRLTTLGSITELTHQENDFVQASADMNTELFSDLLSINLMKLEKVQKNLQRLLDEAA, from the exons ATGACAGAACTATGTGTGAACCAGCAGACGTCCCAGGAGGATGCCAGGAAATGTAACAGAGGAGCTGCAAAACAGGACGAGAGGGATTATCA TTCAGATGTAGACAACCATGCAGAGGACTGTCAGAGGTATATGACGACGGGGAGAGAGCTTTTGCAGGGAGCCGAACAGGAGCAACAGGAGCTGTTGGGCAGGAGGAAACCAGCCTTAGTCAG GTCAAAGACCTTCGACCACTCGCTGCTGACTCAGGTTAAGACAGATTCAGACTCCAAGATAGACAGAAAGAAGTCTCACTACAGCCAG cttTCCAAGAGCAACTGTCAATACCATAAAATATTTAAGGAGATCAGCAAAGAGGAACAGCTCAGACAGA GTTACACCTGTGCCTTGCAGAAAGACATCCTCTACCAAGGTCGAATGTTTGTCTCTGACCACTGGATCTGTTTCCACTCCAAAGTATTCGGCAAAGACACAAAG ATCGCCATTCCAGTGGTGTCTGTAAGTCACATCAAGAAGACCAAAACTGCCATCTTGGTGCCAAACGCCCTGGTGATCGCCACAGCAAATGACAGG tatgtgtttgtgtccttcCTGTCCAGAGACAACACCTACAAGTTTTTAATGTCCGTCTGTCCTTATCTGGAG GAGAAGAGCCCATGCAGCAGCCCCATCCCTTCTTCAGCTGAGAACAGCTTCAGAGGTCAAAGATCACATCTATCATCTCGTTTTCCTCTG AGCTTTCCAGTAGATTTCAGTGAGCTGGATGGAGCAGTAAGACAGAGGAGGCATGAGatggaggagagcagcagctctgactcCCAAACCCCTGACTACGACAAGATAGCAG AATTCCCTGTTCCCCCTTTCCTGGATGCGTTGAAGCACACAGATGCACCAGCTCCTGCACACCCAGACATGCACAAAGTGAAGAACCAGCATCAGAACCAGCAGAGCTCAGAAAATaagcagcagaacacacactgtactg GCTCAGATGTGATGTTTGACAGGAGAACTCTGAAACCCCTTTCTTTTAAGACTCTGCTGTTAATCTACCTGTTGCT AGTGTGCGTCCTCGTCTTGTCTTCCTGTTACCTGGCGTTTAAGATCATCTCACTGGAGCAGAGACTGACGACGCTCGGCTCCATCACTGAGTTAACCCACCAAGA
- the LOC113151392 gene encoding GRAM domain-containing protein 2B isoform X2: MTELCVNQQTSQEDARKCNRGAAKQDERDYHSDVDNHAEDCQRYMTTGRELLQGAEQEQQELLGRRKPALVRSKTFDHSLLTQVKTDSDSKIDRKKSHYSQLSKSNCQYHKIFKEISKEEQLRQSYTCALQKDILYQGRMFVSDHWICFHSKVFGKDTKIAIPVVSVSHIKKTKTAILVPNALVIATANDRYVFVSFLSRDNTYKFLMSVCPYLEEKSPCSSPIPSSAENSFRGQRSHLSSRFPLSFPVDFSELDGAVRQRRHEMEESSSSDSQTPDYDKIAEFPVPPFLDALKHTDAPAPAHPDMHKVKNQHQNQQSSENKQQNTHCTGSDVMFDRRTLKPLSFKTLLLIYLLLCLCH, from the exons ATGACAGAACTATGTGTGAACCAGCAGACGTCCCAGGAGGATGCCAGGAAATGTAACAGAGGAGCTGCAAAACAGGACGAGAGGGATTATCA TTCAGATGTAGACAACCATGCAGAGGACTGTCAGAGGTATATGACGACGGGGAGAGAGCTTTTGCAGGGAGCCGAACAGGAGCAACAGGAGCTGTTGGGCAGGAGGAAACCAGCCTTAGTCAG GTCAAAGACCTTCGACCACTCGCTGCTGACTCAGGTTAAGACAGATTCAGACTCCAAGATAGACAGAAAGAAGTCTCACTACAGCCAG cttTCCAAGAGCAACTGTCAATACCATAAAATATTTAAGGAGATCAGCAAAGAGGAACAGCTCAGACAGA GTTACACCTGTGCCTTGCAGAAAGACATCCTCTACCAAGGTCGAATGTTTGTCTCTGACCACTGGATCTGTTTCCACTCCAAAGTATTCGGCAAAGACACAAAG ATCGCCATTCCAGTGGTGTCTGTAAGTCACATCAAGAAGACCAAAACTGCCATCTTGGTGCCAAACGCCCTGGTGATCGCCACAGCAAATGACAGG tatgtgtttgtgtccttcCTGTCCAGAGACAACACCTACAAGTTTTTAATGTCCGTCTGTCCTTATCTGGAG GAGAAGAGCCCATGCAGCAGCCCCATCCCTTCTTCAGCTGAGAACAGCTTCAGAGGTCAAAGATCACATCTATCATCTCGTTTTCCTCTG AGCTTTCCAGTAGATTTCAGTGAGCTGGATGGAGCAGTAAGACAGAGGAGGCATGAGatggaggagagcagcagctctgactcCCAAACCCCTGACTACGACAAGATAGCAG AATTCCCTGTTCCCCCTTTCCTGGATGCGTTGAAGCACACAGATGCACCAGCTCCTGCACACCCAGACATGCACAAAGTGAAGAACCAGCATCAGAACCAGCAGAGCTCAGAAAATaagcagcagaacacacactgtactg GCTCAGATGTGATGTTTGACAGGAGAACTCTGAAACCCCTTTCTTTTAAGACTCTGCTGTTAATCTACCTGTTGCT CTGCCTTTGTCACTGA